One region of Micromonospora ureilytica genomic DNA includes:
- a CDS encoding sensor histidine kinase yields MRLIVAAPLVAVIGFAGLALTESARQTARASDLQILAQIGAEAGDLAYRLQRERIAAADLLTYARPEQQDAFGAEMAATDHAVARYRGQRDRLSTDNDANPSLLRRIDAALDGLAPLRTQVRTATHASVSAMTFSYRIAIADLINFRENVSHGVVDAQLADGIRASAALSKTAEAIGQQQVAVLRAVAGGELTPAMQQDITAARTSYTESSLSFLALAPPEWGIWWEQAGTGKEALALQRMQDEVSRAQPGSQLQLETGAWVTTTQTRAARLADLRARVDNAVRDDVRAAHADQRRRAVAEAASVLLALILTTLVTWAVARQITRRLRRLRDAANAVAFEQLPAVVAQLQQPGSATVDPQKLAHQQSSAALEPSSDDEIGELGQAFSAVHQAAVRTAAEQAVMRANTADIFIHLSRREQRLVDAVLAQVDLVERDETDPDRLDQLYTLDNLATRMGRINASLLVLGGVGVGRVRQRDVPLQQVLQAALSQIEHYARVRLGMIDGDVAVAAKTVDEVVHLLAELMDNATTYSPPGSETWVSGRSLGDRVIVQISDEGVGLSAQRMQQLNELLARPPAIDVAAVRAMGLVVVGQLAARLGATVQLRRGPRRGILAEATLPAAIIRSLPPEEYLLAPGRLSRRAARTPSTPPPYQPRPEPTAGRPTAERTLPAAPVFRPAPQPPDRGDAPTEELLIFEQVNHWFQNDVVDGQNGQNGQQWSTPADDAWRTAAQAHTPEVATTTNSGLPKRQPQRHLVPGGVTVPQQQQRSEYRDPAQVATAMAAYARGVANRRRTPINLGNK; encoded by the coding sequence ATGCGCCTCATCGTCGCGGCCCCCCTCGTCGCCGTGATCGGCTTCGCCGGTCTCGCACTGACCGAGAGCGCACGCCAGACGGCCCGTGCCAGCGACCTGCAGATCCTGGCCCAGATCGGTGCCGAGGCCGGCGACCTGGCCTACCGGCTGCAACGCGAACGCATCGCCGCCGCCGACCTGCTCACCTACGCCCGGCCGGAGCAGCAGGACGCCTTCGGCGCGGAGATGGCCGCCACCGACCACGCCGTCGCCCGCTACCGCGGGCAGCGTGACCGGCTGTCCACCGACAACGACGCCAACCCGTCTCTCCTGCGGCGCATCGACGCGGCTCTGGACGGCCTCGCCCCTCTGCGCACCCAGGTGCGCACCGCCACGCACGCCTCGGTGTCGGCGATGACCTTCAGCTACCGCATCGCGATCGCCGACCTCATCAACTTCCGGGAGAACGTCTCACACGGCGTGGTGGACGCCCAACTCGCCGACGGGATCCGGGCCTCGGCGGCGCTGTCGAAGACGGCCGAGGCCATCGGTCAGCAGCAGGTCGCCGTGCTGCGCGCCGTCGCGGGCGGCGAGCTGACCCCGGCCATGCAGCAGGACATCACAGCGGCCCGCACCAGCTACACCGAGTCGAGCCTGTCGTTCCTGGCCCTGGCCCCACCCGAGTGGGGCATCTGGTGGGAGCAGGCCGGCACCGGCAAGGAGGCGCTCGCCCTGCAACGGATGCAGGACGAGGTGTCCCGGGCCCAGCCGGGGTCGCAGCTGCAACTGGAGACCGGCGCGTGGGTGACCACCACCCAGACGCGCGCCGCCCGCCTGGCCGACCTGCGCGCCCGGGTCGACAACGCGGTCCGCGACGACGTTCGGGCCGCGCACGCCGACCAGCGCCGCCGGGCCGTGGCCGAGGCCGCCAGCGTCCTCCTGGCCCTCATCCTGACCACGTTGGTGACCTGGGCCGTCGCGCGGCAGATCACCCGACGGCTACGTCGCCTCCGGGACGCGGCCAACGCCGTGGCGTTCGAACAGCTCCCCGCCGTGGTGGCCCAGCTCCAACAGCCCGGCAGCGCCACCGTCGACCCGCAGAAGCTGGCCCACCAGCAGTCCAGCGCCGCCCTCGAACCGTCCAGCGACGACGAGATCGGCGAACTGGGTCAGGCGTTCAGCGCCGTGCACCAGGCCGCCGTGCGGACCGCCGCCGAACAGGCAGTCATGCGCGCCAACACCGCCGACATCTTCATCCACCTGAGCCGCCGCGAACAGCGACTGGTCGACGCCGTCCTGGCCCAGGTGGACCTGGTCGAGCGGGACGAGACCGACCCCGACCGGCTCGACCAGCTCTACACACTGGACAACCTGGCGACCCGGATGGGCCGGATCAACGCCAGCCTGCTGGTGCTCGGCGGCGTCGGCGTGGGTCGCGTACGCCAGCGGGACGTCCCTCTGCAACAGGTGCTCCAGGCTGCGCTGTCCCAGATCGAGCACTACGCGCGGGTCCGGCTCGGCATGATCGACGGCGACGTGGCAGTGGCCGCCAAGACCGTCGACGAGGTCGTGCACCTGCTCGCCGAACTCATGGACAACGCCACGACGTACTCGCCGCCGGGCAGTGAGACCTGGGTGAGCGGCCGGAGCCTGGGTGACCGCGTCATCGTCCAGATCAGCGACGAGGGTGTGGGGCTGTCCGCGCAGCGGATGCAACAGCTCAACGAGCTGCTGGCCCGCCCGCCGGCCATCGACGTGGCCGCCGTGCGGGCGATGGGGCTGGTCGTCGTGGGCCAACTCGCCGCTCGGCTGGGCGCCACCGTCCAACTGCGACGCGGCCCCCGACGCGGCATCCTCGCCGAGGCGACACTGCCCGCGGCGATCATCCGGTCCCTGCCGCCGGAGGAGTACCTGCTCGCACCCGGCCGGCTGTCGCGGCGGGCAGCGCGGACGCCCAGCACTCCGCCGCCGTACCAGCCGCGCCCCGAACCCACCGCCGGACGCCCTACGGCCGAACGGACGCTGCCGGCGGCGCCGGTCTTCCGACCGGCTCCCCAACCCCCGGACCGGGGTGACGCGCCCACCGAGGAGCTCCTCATCTTCGAACAGGTCAACCACTGGTTCCAGAACGACGTCGTCGACGGCCAGAACGGTCAGAACGGTCAGCAGTGGTCCACCCCCGCCGACGACGCCTGGCGTACGGCCGCCCAGGCGCACACCCCCGAGGTCGCCACGACCACCAACTCCGGTCTGCCCAAACGGCAGCCGCAACGGCACCTCGTGCCCGGCGGGGTGACGGTGCCCCAGCAGCAGCAACGCTCCGAGTACCGCGACCCGGCGCAGGTGGCGACGGCGATGGCCGCGTACGCGAGGGGTGTGGCGAACCGACGGCGCACCCCGATCAACCTCGGCAACAAATGA
- a CDS encoding roadblock/LC7 domain-containing protein, with protein sequence MTDQQDLGWLLDNFAARATEVSHAIAISSDGLMVAATRDLPPDRADQLAATGSGLVSLLRGAAAFFDAGAVISNVTQLEGGFMFSMAFNDGASLLVLAAPECDVGKVSYEMTELANRIGDALTPAARAALARSR encoded by the coding sequence GTGACCGACCAACAGGATCTCGGCTGGCTGCTGGACAACTTCGCCGCGCGGGCGACCGAGGTCAGCCACGCGATTGCCATTTCCAGCGACGGTCTGATGGTGGCCGCCACCCGCGACCTGCCACCGGACCGGGCCGACCAGTTGGCCGCCACGGGTAGCGGGCTCGTCAGCCTGCTGCGGGGGGCGGCGGCCTTCTTCGACGCCGGCGCGGTGATCTCCAACGTCACGCAGCTCGAGGGCGGGTTCATGTTCTCGATGGCCTTCAACGACGGCGCCTCGCTGCTGGTGCTCGCCGCCCCCGAGTGCGACGTGGGCAAGGTCTCCTACGAGATGACCGAGCTGGCCAACCGCATCGGGGACGCCCTGACCCCCGCTGCCCGAGCGGCTCTCGCCCGCAGCCGCTGA